A genomic region of Solanum dulcamara chromosome 2, daSolDulc1.2, whole genome shotgun sequence contains the following coding sequences:
- the LOC129880394 gene encoding BTB/POZ domain-containing protein At1g67900, with amino-acid sequence MKFMKLGSRPDTFITTEAVRSVNSEVISDLIVQVKGSRYLLHKFPLLSKCSRLQRLSSESPETSQHQIVQLPDFPGGIEAFELCAKFCYGITITLSAYNIVAARCAAEYLQMTEDVEKGNLIYKLEVFFNSCILSGWKDSIVTLQSTKSFPLWSEDLGITSRCIEAIASKVLAHPSKVNLSRSYSRRGQRDDISCNESENRRHNKGSSKIWWAEDLAELSIDLYWRSMIAIKSGGKVPATVIGDALRIYASRWLPNISKYANLERQLVYDQSESDSIGKHRLLLESIISLLPAEKGAVSCSFLLKLLKATNILKASCSSKMELARRVGLQLEDASVNDLLIPCVSHTCDTIYDVDIVITILQHFMLQVQSPPTSPLRRKGDFERRRSRSAENIDLEFQESRRSSSASHSSKLKVAKLVDGYLQEIARDTNLPLSKFISIAEAIPEFSRLDHDDLYKAIDIYLKGHPGLNKSERKLLCRMLDCKKLSMDVCMHAAQNELLPLRVVVQVLFFEQARTAMSGGHVTELTSNIKALLANHDDTSKTSASFNKAKKMAPVDDQWSNASGLKSPKSNLSTLKMKLAEDDDLDEHNADEIGKSSRIRALCVLPNRPKKMFSKLWSNNRSSVASEKN; translated from the exons ATGAAGTTTATGAAACTTGGATCTAGGCCTGACACTTTCATTACTACTGAGGCTGTAAG GTCAGTTAATTCTGAAGTTATTAGTGATCTCATAGTTCAAGTAAAGGGTAGCAGATATTTGCTTCACAAG TTTCCCCTGCTGTCAAAGTGTTCAAGGCTGCAGAGGCTAAGTTCTGAAAGTCCAGAAACCTCACAGCATCAAATTGTGCAGCTACCAGACTTTCCTGGTGGAATTGAAGCATTTGAGCTATGTGCAAAATTCTGTTATGGAATTACCATCACTCTAAGTGCCTACAACATTGTCGCGGCACGGTGTGCTGCAGAGTACCTACAGATGACAGAGGATGTAGAAAAAGGAAACTTGATTTACAAACTCGAAGTATTCttcaattcttgcatactttcAGGTTGGAAAGATTCAATTGTGACATTACAAAGTACAAAGTCCTTCCCTTTATGGTCTGAGGATTTGGGAATTACAAGCAGATGTATTGAAGCTATTGCTTCAAAAGTCTTAGCCCATCCTTCAAAGGTGAATTTGTCAAGAAGCTACTCGAGAAGAGGCCAGAGGGATGATATTTCATGCAATGAATCAGAAAACAGAAGGCATAATAAAGGTTCATCTAAAATTTGGTGGGCTGAAGATTTAGCAGAATTGAGCATAGACCTTTATTGGAGAAGTATGATAGCTATCAAATCTGGTGGAAAAGTACCTGCCACTGTTATCGGTGATGCATTGCGAATTTACGCCTCAAGATGGTTACCAAACATTTCAAAATATGCAAATCTTGAGAGGCAACTAGTATATGATCAATCCGAATCGGATTCAATTGGAAAACACAGGCTGCTTTTGGAGTCAATAATCAGCTTGTTACCAGCTGAAAAGGGGGCAGTTTCTTGTAGTTTCTTGTTGAAACTACTTAAAGCAACTAACATATTGAAGGCTTCTTGTTCATCCAAGATGGAATTGGCAAGAAGGGTTGGCCTTCAATTAGAAGATGCTAGTGTTAATGATCTGTTAATACCTTGTGTGTCACACACATGTGACACAATTTATGATGTGGATATAGTTATCACCATATTACAACACTTCATGTTGCAGGTGCAAAGTCCCCCAACAAGTCCATTAAGAAGGAAAGGAGATTTTGAGAGGAGAAGGTCTCGTTCCGCGGAGAATATTGACCTTGAGTTTCAAGAAAGTAGAAGATCTTCTTCCGCATCACATAGCTCAAAACTCAAGGTAGCTAAACTCGTCGATGGATATCTACAAGAAATTGCCAGGGACACAAATTTACCCCTCTCAAAATTCATATCCATTGCTGAAGCAATTCCAGAATTCTCTAGGCTTGACCATGATGATCTTTACAAAGCCATTGACATCTATCTCAAG GGGCATCCAGGGCTGAACAAGAGTGAAAGAAAGCTCCTTTGTAGGATGTTAGACTGCAAGAAACTATCAATGGATGTTTGTATGCATGCTGCACAAAATGAATTACTTCCACTAAGGGTAGTTGTTCAAGTTCTTTTTTTCGAGCAAGCTAGAACCGCCATGTCTGGTGGTCATGTAACAGAATTGACTAGTAACATCAAAGCACTTCTAGCAAACCATGATGACACATCCAAGACTTCAGCATCTTTTAACAAGGCCAAAAAAATGGCACCAGTTGATGACCAGTGGAGTAATGCCTCAGGCCTAAAATCACCAAAGTCCAATCTTTCAACTCTGAAAATGAAGCTAGCTGAAGATGATGATTTGGATGAACATAATGCAGATGAAATTGGGAAATCTTCAAGAATTAGAGCTTTATGTGTGCTTCCAAATCGACCTAAAAAAATGTTCAGTAAGTTATGGTCAAATAATAGGTCATCAGTTGCAAGTGAAAAAAACTGA